One stretch of Ananas comosus cultivar F153 linkage group 6, ASM154086v1, whole genome shotgun sequence DNA includes these proteins:
- the LOC109711830 gene encoding putative disease resistance protein RGA1, which yields MALAFIASSAASTIIENLVNAGLSYVDKHQVPRGMQEELQRLQQALPQIKAILAAVEVEQQMTERNEALEAWMWQFRDAVEEAEDVLDEVEYYEIEKRVQAPDDQVRGTISKLKRKFSSFVSPSFRNDTLKRLSEAVKGLDRVAAGMGPCLQLVGGLSGYGVKCRQFDEIRNSRETSSFLLEKEVLGRKTESDMIIEWLIKPTSDEPESLATANISVFSIVGIGGMGKTTLAQLIYGNGRVQQYFDQTMWVCVSDIFDAAVLTSKILQDMTKRSPNVQNLNTLQNMLSEKLISKRFLLVLDDVWNDNNRMEWEKLVAPLKFGRRGSKILLTTRMDSVADMVARVMECKKECLKLEGLKESDCMLLFNRHAFANVDPNDHKNLQSIGKQIAEKLRGCPLVAKVMGGLLNSCMDYNYWKRMLSDNIVNLQQGVNGTMEVLKLSYHHLPTDLQLCFRHCSLFPQDHRFRGNELIYMWMGLGFVRQCGKQSPEDIGKEYLAQLTRKSFFDILYEDVYVMHDLLHDLAQSVSSKECLRRKGDSLRDISKTIRHVSIETTSSLLIREISCLKNLRTRTLILHIKKDRNRDIDHALILGHVLKELKSLRLLCITADYLCKLPDALDTLIHLRYLSFQPESDFNKNLPEWFSQSVCRLYHLQVLDIRFPPEMIWNIDKNSITEINGLSDLVNLRLLNVPHGLMTKIRWIGKLTSLQKLRNFHIRVESGYKIGELKDLAELSEIDVGNLENVRSSEEAVESKLNEKENLSSLSLNWSGGRSSAPEVDEQLLDNLRPHINLQTLSIEGYIGVRYPCWMTDFCLPNLTSIHLRCSRLEQFPPLGQLALLRNLCLSNMAAIKRVDWSVYGSADGCAFPFLEEMKCFIMPAWEEWLTAADGCPFPQLKILKITDCPNLRGMPTLPLSLRELTIHNVGITAIPAMYRDISNDNNSASSFELAPSLCVENSPSQSSIDGFLLQQQEYFQALRILSIEECERLVHLPPEWSANLFSLESLTIIKCPKLITCGIQDSNLPSAIQSLSFGSCGGLYASLLGRLPYLTSLTSLTLRKCAITTSLPGAEVFARLASLSRLWIWYCRELASFGGIEALASLKYLSVVGCDKLITVSLLQPPLGADVSQGGAVASSLRLDHLHIDRQSLLSMEPLRNLSSTRILTLDGSSQLTSLPEQWLLQNRSSLQCLIIGNADSLQSLPPSMTSLYSLQKLTLFGAPSIQSLPEFPASLWSLKIGGCHPVLEERCQKDTGLEWPKIANIPHVTITNENEMWDTYG from the coding sequence ATGGCGCTGGCTTTCATAGCTTCGTCTGCGGCATCTACGATCATCGAGAATTTAGTTAACGCAGGTTTATCCTACGTCGACAAGCATCAGGTGCCAAGAGGCATGCAGGAGGAGCTTCAAAGACTGCAGCAAGCGCTTCCGCAGATCAAAGCGATCTTGGCTGCTGTTGAGGTGGAACAACAGATGACGGAACGGAACGAAGCGCTGGAAGCATGGATGTGGCAATTCAGAGATGCTGTTGAAGAGGCGGAGGACGTGCTTGACGAGGTGGAGTACTACGAGATAGAGAAGAGAGTGCAAGCTCCAGATGACCAGGTGCGTGGCACTATCTCCAAACTGAAGAGAAAATTCTCTAGTTTCGTTAGTCCTTCCTTTAGAAATGACACCTTGAAGAGGTTGAGCGAGGCCGTGAAGGGGTTAGATAGGGTTGCTGCCGGTATGGGGCCTTGCCTTCAACTCGTTGGCGGGTTGTCTGGTTACGGTGTTAAGTGTCGGCAATTTGATGAAATCAGAAATTCTCGTGAGACTAGCTCCTTCCTACTGGAAAAGGAGGTGCTTGGACGAAAGACGGAGAGCGACATGATAATTGAATGGTTGATCAAACCGACAAGCGATGAGCCTGAGTCTCTTGCCACTGCTAATATCTCTGTCTTTTCAATCGTTGGTATTGGCGGGATGGGGAAGACTACTCTTGCGCAATTAATCTACGGTAATGGGAGAGTACAACAATACTTTGACCAAACTATGTGGGTCTGTGTGTCTGACATCTTTGATGCAGCGGTGCTAACAAGTAAGATCCTGCAAGATATGACCAAGCGTAGCCCTAATGTCCAGAATCTAAACACACTCCAGAATATGCTTAGTGAGAAGTTGATCTCGAAAAGGTTCCTGCtagtactagatgatgtttggaaTGACAATAATAGGATGGAGTGGGAGAAGTTGGTGGCTCCTTTGAAATTTGGACGAAGAGGAAGCAAGATCCTGTTGACAACTCGAATGGATTCAGTAGCGGATATGGTTGCAAGAGTTATGGAATGTAAAAAAGAATGTTTAAAGCTAGAAGGGTTGAAAGAGAGTGATTGTATGTTACTTTTCAATAGGCATGCATTTGCAAATGTGGACCCAAATGATCATAAAAACTTGCAATCAATTGGTAAGCAAATAGCAGAGAAGCTCAGAGGATGTCCATTGGTAGCAAAGGTCATGGGGGGGCTACTTAATTCCTGCATGGACTATAACTATTGGAAAAGGATGTTGAGTGACAATATTGTGAATTTACAGCAAGGTGTGAACGGTACCATGGAAGTTTTAAAATTGAGCTATCACCACCTTCCTACAGATTTGCAGCTTTGCTTTCGACATTGTAGTTTATTTCCTCAAGATCATCGCTTTCGAGGGAATGAATTGATCTATATGTGGATGGGCTTAGGGTTTGTCCGGCAGTGCGGAAAACAGAGTCCAGAGGATATTGGAAAAGAATATTTAGCTCAACTAACAAGAAAATCTTTTTTTGATATCTTATACGAAGATGTCTATGTTATGCACGACTTGCTGCATGACTTGGCACAATCTGTTTCTTCAAAGGAATGCTTGAGGAGAAAAGGTGATAGTTTAAGGGATATCTCGAAAACAATTCGTCACGTATCAATTGAAACGACAAGCTCTCTTCTGATCAGAGAGATCTCATGTCTCAAGAACTTACGCACCCGCACCCTTATCTTACATATTAAAAAGGATAGGAACCGCGATATAGATCATGCACTTATACTTGGTCACGTTCTAAAAGAGTTGAAAAGTCTACGCTTGTTGTGCATAACTGCAGATTACTTGTGCAAATTGCCGGATGCACTTGATACTTTAATACACCTTCGCTACCTGTCTTTTCAGCCTGAAAGtgatttcaataaaaatttaccaGAGTGGTTTTCACAGTCAGTCTGTAGGCTCTATCACCTCCAAGTATTGGATATAAGATTTCCCCCAGAAATGATTTGGAATATTGATAAGAATAGTATTACGGAAATTAATGGCCTGAGCGATCTGGTTAACTTGCGGCTTTTGAATGTTCCTCATGGTTTGATGACCAAGATTCGTTGGATCGGAAAACTAACTTCCCTTCAGAAGTTAAGAAACTTCCATATCCGAGTAGAGAGCGGTTACAAGATAGGCGAACTGAAGGACCTTGCGGAACTTAGTGAAATAGATGTTGGTAATCTTGAGAATGTGAGGAGTTCTGAAGAGGCCGTAGAGTCCAAGTTGAATGAGAAAGAGAACCTGAGTTCCTTGTCATTAAATTGGTCTGGAGGACGCTCTAGTGCTCCTGAGGTGGATGAGCAGCTTCTTGACAACCTTCGACCGCATATCAATCTCCAGACTCTGTCAATTGAAGGATATATCGGTGTTAGATATCCATGTTGGATGACAGATTTCTGTCTCCCCAATTTAACATCAATCCACCTGCGCTGCTCCAGATTAGAGCAATTCCCACCTCTTGGGCAGCTAGCTTTACTCCGGAATCTTTGTCTGTCCAATATGGCGGCAATCAAACGAGTAGATTGGTCAGTCTATGGAAGTGCCGATGGCTGTGCCTTTCCATTTTTGGAAGAAATGAAATGTTTTATCATGCCAGCATGGGAGGAGTGGCTTACAGCTGCAGATGGCTGCCCTTTCCCTCAacttaaaatactaaaaattacaGATTGCCCTAATTTGAGGGGAATGCCCACTCTACCTCTTAGTCTAAGAGAATTGACTATTCATAATGTGGGAATAACTGCAATTCCAGCAATGTATCGGGACATTAGCAACGATAACAATAGTGCGTCATCATTTGAATTAGCACCTTCCCTGTGTGTCGAAAATAGCCCAAGCCAATCATCGATAGATGGATTCCTACTGCAGCAACAAGAATATTTTCAGGCTCTTAGGATTTTATCCATCGAAGAGTGTGAAAGGCTTGTGCATCTGCCACCAGAGTGGTCTGCGAACCTCTTCTCCCTCGAATCACTGACTATAATAAAATGCCCAAAGTTGATAACGTGTGGAATCCAAGACAGCAACCTGCCCTCGGCAATCCAATCCCTTTCTTTTGGATCATGTGGTGGCCTCTATGCGTCATTGCTCGGGCGGTTACCGTATCTCACTTCTCTCACAAGCTTGACATTACGAAAATGTGCAATCACAACATCCCTTCCCGGGGCAGAAGTATTTGCAAGATTGGCATCATTATCACGGCTCTGGATATGGTACTGCAGAGAGTTGGCATCATTTGGTGGGATAGAAGCTCTTGCATCCCTCAAATACTTGTCAGTCGTAGGATGTGACAAGCTCATCACTGTTTCGTTGTTGCAGCCGCCACTGGGCGCTGATGTTAGCCAGGGAGGTGCTGTGGCCTCCTCCTTAAGGCTTGACCATCTTCATATCGACCGGCAATCGCTCCTGTCCATGGAACCACTAAGAAACCTCTCGTCCACTAGAATATTGACTCTCGATGGTTCTTCCCAGCTCACATCCTTACCAGAGCAATGGCTGTTGCAAAATCGTTCCTCCCTCCAATGTCTAATAATAGGTAATGCAGATTCTCTTCAGTCCCTACCCCCAAGCATGACGAGCCTCTACTCCCTACAGAAATTGACTTTATTTGGGGCTCCTTCGATTCAGTCACTCCCAGAGTTCCCTGCGTCACTATGGTCTCTAAAAATTGGTGGATGTCACCCGGTGTTGGAGGAGCGGTGCCAAAAGGATACAGGCCTTGAGTGGCCTAAGATTGCCAACATTCCTCATGTGACTATTACAAACGAGAATGAAATGTGGGATACCTACGGGTAG